From a region of the Cucumis sativus cultivar 9930 chromosome 6, Cucumber_9930_V3, whole genome shotgun sequence genome:
- the LOC101214950 gene encoding BTB/POZ domain-containing protein At3g56230, whose amino-acid sequence MDCSICSSLPVILRPPRNTICVSCYDGAKCVINLINKLQNDRKPTNNNVSPVSPIGSSCKTLTNASKWIIDLKNREDELEDKINFLAQFTAAFRHQIHTDIQLNPGSPASPSISAHRALLATRSEIFKNILDSDGCKAAPTNSTITLPELSHEELESLMEFLYSGDLGEEKVKKHVYSLALAGDKYEIPYLQKFCERYMLKWLNCESALDVLEVAEVCSCRALKESALDFIVRNMEEIVFSSGFEAFALKNPHLSVQITRASLMDARKNRPNSSS is encoded by the exons ATGGACTGCTCAATCTGCAGCTCACTTCCGGTGATACTCCGCCCACCACGAAACACCATTTGTGTGTCATGTTACGACGGAGCAAAGTGTGtcataaatttgataaacaaGCTTCAAAATGATCGTAAACCAACTAATAATAACGTCTCTCCTGTTTCCCCAATTGGATCTTCCTGTAAG ACACTCACTAATGCTTCAAAATGGATAATAGACTTAAAGAACAGAGAAGATGAATTAGAagataaaatcaatttccttGCCCAGTTCACGGCCGCATTCCGCCACCAAATCCACACCGATATTCAACTCAACCCCGGATCACCCGCCTCCCCTTCCATTTCCGCTCACAGAGCCCTCCtg GCCACACGATCCgaaatcttcaaaaacataCTCGATTCAGACGGATGCAAGGCTGCTCCGACCAACTCCACGATCACGCTGCCGGAGTTGAGCCACGAGGAGCTGGAATCGCTGATGGAGTTTCTGTACAGCGGGGATTTGGGGGAGGAGAAAGTGAAGAAGCACGTGTATTCGTTGGCCTTGGCAGGGGATAAATACGAGATTCCGTATTTGCAGAAATTTTGCGAGAGGTATATGTTGAAATGGTTGAACTGTGAGAGTGCTTTGGATGTATTGGAAGTTGCGGAAGTTTGTTCTTGTAGAGCGTTGAAGGAAAGTGCGTTGGATTTCATTGTTAGAAATATGGAGGAAATTGTGTTTTCTTCTGGATTTGAAGCCTTTGCACTCAAGAATCCTCATCTCTCTGTCCAGATTACTAGAGCTTCTTTAATGGATGCTAGAAAAAATAGACccaattcttcttcttga